CTATCATGCTTCGCTTCAGAGTCCAGAATAATCGCTTTCAGATGATCCACGTGACCACATGCACTGATTCCAAGCTCGAGAAGTATTATTGCTCAGCACAGAACTTCCATGGATTTCATTCTCTTGATCACCAATAATTGACATTCGCATAGAACTGAGATGCCGCTGCACAAGTCGTGCACAACATCTGACTGAAACAATGTTCATCCTTCCTGTACATACTGAAGACCAAATCTTTTGATTAACCAGAGGAATAAGAGGATGTAACTTCTTTTTTCATCCATTTCATGTCATTTTATAATGTAATTTAGACAAAAACAGTGTTACTCATCACATAGATTCTATCTACAGCTCATCAATTATCAATCATACCAAAGAACCAAAGAATTTCTCTTCTATATTCCTGCAATCTCCATGATGATCTACATGCATCTATGCATGACTAGATGAAACTAGCTGCAACGAGCCCACCGCGTTGGTCCGGCGCCCGCTCCTCgcgctcggccgccgccgcggcgcctcgACTCCTCGAGCGCGGCGATGGTGGCCTCGAAGTCCTCCTCGCGGCAAGGGATGCGGAGCCCGCCGGCCTGGTCGAAGCCGAACTCCTCCGCGGCGCGCTCCATCAGCTCCCTGAACACCGGCTGGCTGAGGTAGCTCGTCGGCACCACGAACCGCCGCGCCTCCGCGCCGACGTACACGGCGAAGTACCCCCTGGGCAccgcgccggccgcggccgctgccTCGCCTTCGTCGACGAGCAGGGCGGCGCTCAGGCTCTCCCGGTGCTGCTCCCTCTCCGGCTTCCTCCCGTACAGCCTCCTCGGCGCCCGGAAGTAACCCATCGCCATCATTGTCACCACAATCCAAGACTTCTCGCTCCAAGGACAAGTCTTAGCAACCTTCTTGGAGGCAACCGATGAAATGGTATGAATTTGGAGGATGAAAGGGAAGGACAAGATTCTTGGTGATTGAGGAAGAGTTCTTAGCTTGGCACTGGCTACGTGGTGCCAAAGATCGAGTaggagaagaggaagagaaGAGAGGTGGGATCGAAGCATGTGACCACTGGGTTCCTCTTATATTGTTGCTCGTACAGCTGTATAGCTAGCCATTATTTTAGAGGAATTGAGTCAAATAGCTGTAAGCCTGTAACAACTAGGTTGCTGTTTTTGGTGAGCTGTTCTTTTAATTTTCTGATCAACCGTTGTTAGCTAGAATGATGTCAACAAAATGCAAGAACGGACCCACACGCAACAAGATTATTACAAAGAGAAAAATTGTAGAATATTGAACACCATAAAATTTATTGACATTGTACTTGGCATGTGATAGAGTATTGGAAGAGGACAAAATGGTACGAATGAAATAAGTTTTTTTTTGTTCTTGGATGGAGGGTACGAAGGTGCGTCATGAAGTACGGAGGAATAACGTTCCATTTCCTTTTCCCTGCAAACAACACATGCCTAGATCAAGCTAAGCAAACCTACATTGCACAAAGCCTCTTGGATCTCAAAGAACAATGCTGTCAAGCTTATTAGTTTGTCTTTTTAATTTTTGTCGGTTGCATCGAGATTATAAGCTAAGAACGGATCTACTATATGGACTTCTACAAAGATCATGACATATGTAATGCATGAACTTGCTCAATAAGATCGCCAGCATATATATGTTTTACTGTCAAATAAACATGTCTCGATCGCCAGCATATATATGCTAGCTTAATCCACTCTTGAACCATCACTAGGTGTAGAGACGACCCACATGTAACTATTATTGCTGATACGCGTGGAGCTGATCAGACGCTGCAAAAGCAAGCTCAGCATCAAAGAGCAATTAGCAGGGATTATATAAGATATGCACCAAATAAATGATCTAACCTGGAGATTCGACACACATACTTTTACATTCAGTTGAGGAATGAGTACATCAGTTAGCTGTGCAAGCTGTACAGTTCTCATACATGCAAGATTGGTTCAAGAAATTCTCAAAGAGTATAAAATTAAACACAGTCTAATTTATTGAACATGTGACTTGGCTTGTACAGATTACATAGTGGCTGGAAGAGGATGAAATGGTACGAACGGAATAATGTTTCTTTTTTCTTGGATGTATGGATGGAAAGTATGACATCACATATCAAGTACGGATCAAAATATATATGATTGGGTAGCCGGCCACTTTCTTGCTTCTTGACCTGATTACTTTTGTCGTGTCCGCTAAACAAAGGCCGTACCATTCTTGGTTTCATAGAAGATCTCCTTGATCTCAGTTTCTTTATGTCAAGATTGGCCTTTTTGTCATGATTGGTAAGATCGAGACTAGTAGACAGGGCTTGAATTGTGCAATAGTAAGATCATAGCAATAACCGAACGATCCTAACTGTTATGTTATAGAGTCAGGGTCATTGAATTTGTCCTCTACACGCTTCAGAGATAGGTAGATGGTTGGGATTCTTATCTTTTCTGGAAGTGCTATGTCATCTGCTAAAATTTTTGTGTGCTCACCTTACGCTGCTGAGGTTTGGGATGCCGATACATTATTTGCCGGAGATATGGAGAAGGATTGTGCAAGTGATGGAACTCGGCCAAGGTACAAACAAGCCAAAGTAGTATTTGGAGCAGAGGAATACAGGGCAGCAGCGGCTTGTGGAGCTTACTGTCGACGTTGCATCGACAAGTTGAACTGACGGGTAACAAAGGCTGCGTTGGGAAGGAGGACGCTCCAAGCAAGTGCTGCAGGGCTGCATGCTGCAGCTGGTTGGCTGAATTTTGGTAGTTTTGCCTGATCAATAATCAGGCCCATGTTTTCTTAGTGAAAAGTATACTTTTCTAAACTGTAGTCGTTCAGTCGCATGCTGAACCAAATAAGTTAATACTGATTTTCTAACAGAACGACTATGATATACAGTGATCTTCATGATGAAAATCCAAGAGCAGTTGTGCAAGGAGAAATGTTCTCATGGGAACATCAAATCTACTGGTCCCAATCAATAGGCTAGGAAATAAAGTACGAACTTATGGATGGAAGAAGTGATCGATGCCAAGAACAATGATTCCAAAAGGAGTAAGAGCGAAGCATGCATGCTATGGTGAGCCTTTTGAATGTATACAAGCGGCGGTGGATCTAGAATAGAAATCTAGGACGGTCCAACAAGATAAATTTTTTAAATATCACAATCTTGCAGTACAACATCCCTTATTTCTATTTTCTACCCGCCTAGAAATAGATGCTATCAATACAAATTTGCAGTCATGATTCTGCAACACTTCATCTCGGACCAAAATCCCTGTGTAGTTTCTCATTGGGCAGATTCTTAGGTGGCCCGTGGCCCACCCTATCTACTCTTTGGATCCGTCCATGTATACCATATATATAAATTTGATAATCCCTACCATAATTTactaataaaataaaaataaatctAGCTAATTACGTTATCTCACTATGATCTATCGTCACAAAGTTCAATAATGACATCTTAGAAGTACACTCAAATAGAAATAGGAAGGCAAAGCCTAGCATTCACGACATTGCCCTTGATATCGAGAAGGCTCGTCATAAAATAAGGTACTGTCCAGCTGGCCTATGTTCCCGGCAGAATACCAAAATTAGCGTTTCAATAAGAAATTGTCTAGCCACCTAATCCTAGTGTCAGTCGTACTCCGTGAGATGCTTACGTACTCTCTATCTGCGGAAAATACTCCTTTCATACCATTTCATCTGTTCTGAGCTTCTGGCCACTCTGTCGCTAGCGTTGCTGACTCGCGAGTTCGATAATTTTTATGTTTTGTGTTTTTTATTATAGGCTCTAAGAgcttttgtcacacccgattttgaAGTAACAAATCGAGCGACAAATCATATATACGCCGCGCTAGGATCAAAATTACACACGTACTACGATAAAAGCGAATAACAGAAGCAATATTATAAAGTACCATAGTCATATTATTACAAGCCAAACAGAGTTcataaatataaaataaataagcGTTCCAAAATCGCATTTATTCTCGTAGTGGAACGACCAAAACTCCACAGGTAGCTAACTGGGGAACATACACCTAGTACTCTTGAATATCCTCTAGAAACTCCTCAAACTGATCTTGTTCTAAGCAGCATAGTTTAGCAAGAGTAAGTACACTTATGTTTGATACTGAGTAGGTATATTAGGAAATAAATGACATGCAAGACTTACACAAGGATAAAGGTTGGCTGAATAAAGTGGAGTTGAACATTAAACAACCTAAAGCTTAAGTGAATATTGTCCACATTTATGAAAAACAAAGATAACTGAGTAATAAATAAGCTTCAAAGCATTAAACAACCGAATAAAACACAGGTTCCATCTAATTAAGTCATATGAGGGTCCGAGACACTCTTGACCGTGAGCATaactaatatatcagttttacaatCTGCGAGGTTATACACTTTATCCACAAGTCATGTCTAAGTCGTGTCTCGCTTAATGCCCGGATTTGCAAGGCCTTAAATACTTCTGAGGTGAATGGCAGAGATTCACTACGAAGCCTTTCCAAAGATGCTCCAACAAGTCAGTGGTCTGCTAAGGTTTCAGCCGTTGTGTGAGTGAAACTCCCCAAGGCCTGACCATAGTCATGCGTACACCCTTGGTAGACAGCGAACACCTCATCACAGTCCCCCCTCTTGTGTTGAAACGACCACCAACAAGATAGAGACATCTAATTAGTTAGCTAAGACCAGAGCCACGTAGTTCttatggttgcactgttttcccgAATGGTCGCTCCATGGTTTAAATTAATTATTATCATCAATTCATCATAgtgtttccaaaagaggtaaaTCATGAATCAACATTGTTTTCATAAACCACCCATCACTATAGTTTAGCAGCTAAGCAAACTATCCATTTATTTAAACACATTACCCGGCTTTAAAGGATGTGGATAAACAATAAGGATGAGATAGGAACCTATCAAGTTAATGCATACAAGagtaaaataaataaagattATTAGGAtgaaagtatgatcaaggaataTACTTGCCCTCAACTTCTTACTGCTTCTCGGTCACCATGAAATCTTGCTCTTGGAAGTTCTCGAACGGCTCCTTGTCTACTCACCACGAACAATCAAAAGCACAGGAGTAATACaagaaaataaggaaaacaaattaaaacagtacaccaatcattgTAAAATAGAGGCAAAAGGCTTAGAAACTAGTTCTACGTGTTACAATGATCAAAACAGTGACAAGAACGCTTAAAATAGATTTAAAGCACTAAAGATATGCTACATAGCTCTGCAGGGACTTAAACGTGAGAAAAACTACCAAAAAGGGTTAAACAGAAAGAAACCAAGGGCTAAAACCTATTAAAAACATGAGGGCTAACGCGCTAAAACACTAAAAAGGACGGCACGTTCTATTTTGGAAGAGTTTAGGGGGGGTTTCGAAAGAAATCGGACTGAAACATAAATAATTTTGAAGTAGCTAGGAATGCAGGTTGATTTCAAGAAAGTGCAGGGGGTTTTGCAGAAATGCTAGGCTGACCGGCAGGGGACTCGGGTTGACCGGGGTACGAGCGATCCGGGTCGTCGGCCGCGGATCGAACGGTGGCAGCGGGTGAGGCTCCCGAGGCAGCGGCACTGGCAATTGGCATGGCGGCGCCGCTGTGCCGTGTGGCAGGGGTTCATCGACGTGGCGCCGGTTCGGCCGCTACGGCGCACTAAAAATTGCACCGAAGAGCCGAGGAGCAAGGGCGCGGCAAGGGGAACTCATCTAGGTGCACCGTGGGGTGCAGGAGGCAACGGTGGCGGGCGGCAACAGCGACCTGCTGTTGTGGGGGTCTGGCGAGCGTGGTAACATGTGGGAAGGGGCGGAACCGGGGAAAAAGGAGGGGAGGAGCTCACGGCGAAGCCCGTGCGGCCGGTGGTGAGGTCGGAGAGGGCTCAAGCGGCAGGATTTGATGGCGACAGCGCTTGGGCGAAATAACGGAAGGGCACGTGCCTGCTCTATGAGGCAAGGGCAAAGGCCGCGCGGGTGGGGGACGCGGGGCCGGGGCGCATGGCATAAAAGGGGGCCACGGGTAGCCGTGTGGCCCTCGTCATGTGCGCCGTTGTGGGCCTGGGGGAGCTCGAGTCGGACCCGAGTCTGACCCCAGCTCGGTGTAGGGGAAGGCCACGACAAGTGGGCCCCCGTGTCGGTGGCGTGGAGAGAGGGCGAGGATGGCGGGGTGCGGGATGGGCCGGATCGAGCCAAACAGAAagaaaaaaggagagagagaagagagttTGGCCCgcggagaaaagaaaagaggggggaGGGGAATTGGGCCGGCGGGGGAAAAGGTGGCCGGCAGTCCACGTGAGAAATAAAA
The sequence above is drawn from the Panicum hallii strain FIL2 chromosome 7, PHallii_v3.1, whole genome shotgun sequence genome and encodes:
- the LOC112900517 gene encoding auxin-induced protein 15A-like, which translates into the protein MAMGYFRAPRRLYGRKPEREQHRESLSAALLVDEGEAAAAAGAVPRGYFAVYVGAEARRFVVPTSYLSQPVFRELMERAAEEFGFDQAGGLRIPCREEDFEATIAALEESRRRGGGRARGAGAGPTRWARCS